The genomic interval tattctttcggagggattttaaattattttcttaatttctctctctgataGTTTGTGATTCATGTATAGAAATGAGGCACAATATATACATAGACCTACATATCTTAGCATTACTGAAATCATTTATTAGGTCTATCAGTAATGGTGTAGAGTCACTGCAGTCTCTGTATAGCATATCATGCACTCCTAATAAGTGAAAAAGTGCCTGGGAATATAGGATGATGTGATCGAATTTAGATGAGAGGAAGCAGATATATGGAGTGATACTATGcaaattttctgaaatgttttgtgGTTGATATAATCAAACAACTCCACAAATAAGGTTTGTTTGGATATACATATTCTTTAACCAGACACAGAGAGCTGTGACAtagacatatttatttaaatctttagttTACTACATAAACGTCACCTGCAGAAAACCTTTAAGATCTTTGTACTTTATTGCCTAATAGATTAGCATAAATGGAatattgaatatttcatttaGGTATTTTTATAATATGCACATTAGGCCAAATCAGCATGGCCTGCCCAGGAAAATGAAACATTGTCAAGGTATCCCTCTGGTCCAGACGtttctcttctggcttctggtcTTGTGTCAAACCTCAAAGGGTCCCCATGCCAGATAATGAAGATATTTCAAGGAGGAGCTTCACATAATCTTTGTTCTTTGCGGAATATTCCTCTGTCATAAAAATCTTAGTTTCATTGAATATTTAACCAATTATTAATCACTCTCATGTTATGTAGCCAGACACAACAGGCAATGTTGTGTGTTTGCACACACCTGAAAATTTTAGACGAGCTAAAGCAGCAGAAACCGATATCAGTGGTCGCAGAGACTGGGGTGAGGGAATGAGCTGTGGGTGATTAGTAGTACATGTGTCtctgtgatggaaatgttctaggaGTACATAGTGGTCACGGGTGCAAAATCCTGTGAATGTACGTAATGACACTTGAATTTGTAATTTGAAAGGATCAGAGTAAATTCTTTTGAagttaatttatgttttatttacaaaacaatacATAAGGACAGTAAATATCTCTATACAAACcacaaaaattacaaagaacaCAATGACAGGATCAGGGCATCCTTTGGGGCTGCAGCCAACATGCGCCACTGCTCGGGAGCCGAGGCTGGTTGCTCAGCTGCAGCAGGTGGTTGCTCCAGCCCTTCCGTGACCCCGCCATCTGGGGCTGGAGGCTGCTCAGGGTCTGGGTCCACCAAAGGGGCAGGTGTCTCTTCCAGCTCCTGACAGTGAATCAGAGCTGGGACTACCACCTGCACTGGTGGTGACTCTGCAGGGAGGGTCACCAATTCTTCTAATTGCTGAGATCCAGGATGAGTGGTGGCTGCAGGCAGCCTGGGCTGCGAAGCTGCAGTGGGCACCACAGAGATAGCGGGGGCTAGCTCCTGAGTGACGTCTGGATCTTGCTCTGGAGCTGGTGCCATAGCTTCAAGAATACAAAGTGTCATCACCGTGATTGCCTTTCCATGGCCTTTCCTAATAAAGGAAACCTCTCCCGCAGACATTGTCATCTGAGTCAAAGAACCCACCAGGAGGAAATCTCCCGGATGACAGGCTAATGGAACAGTGATCTGAGACTACTCACAACTCCTAGCCCACCCGCAGTCTCAGGAAACGTGCTTTGTGTGGCATACCCTGTCCCATCCACATGCCCACATCTCCCACCCAGAGTCCTCCTCACCCAGAGATTCTGGCTCATTGGGCTCATGGTTTCTCCGTGATGAGTAGAGAAGGTGGTCACGGCGctgcagctcggagcctggcatGTGGACCCCTATATATGCCCGCAGTATCTGCAGGCTGATGAAATCTGGGGGCTGGAAAAAGTCCTCAGGGTAGTggtccagccaggtgcccagaatGGAGGAGATGGCCCTGGGGATACAAAAGTAGCCAGAACAATCAACATGGGGTGTTCCTCCTGCACTAATGTTTCAAGACAGGCCTGTGGGACCTAGCCTCCTCTATGCCTCCTGCTCATGGATGTACAGAGGGTGGTTCTATGCCGTGTCCACCTGTGATTTGGCAGTCCCACCTAAGAGAGTCCTGGTCACTGAAGAGGGACTGTGAAAATTCTATTTGACGGAAACCCCTTAACCAATGATGTGGTCGTCTCTGTCCTTCTTGGGAAGCCAGACATACTCCCTGGTGTGTCCTCTGCCTACCTCTCACTAGAATTCAACTCCGTGCATGAGTGGAGGGGTGGTGTCAGGATGAGTCAGTGCCTTCACTGCATACACTAGTGCTCCATGAAAATCTGAACACATACGGGACAAAGGCACTCTGTCTCTTACCTGGGCTTGCTTGAAACCTCCTCACGTGACGACCTGTGCCTCTATGCTGCCTCATTCACTTAGTGCACATGTGGGTGTCCTCCCACTGACACTGGTTCTCCCATAGTGTGGGTGATATGTGGTCCTTGAGCCCTCACTGTGTCTCCTGAACCCTTGCTAAGCACACACTGTCGAAGTTCCACAAGGTGGTGAGCGTGATGCTCCCCAAAACCTTTATTCTGGGTCCTCTGATGGGGGTGGAGGCAAGCCTGTGAGTGGGAAGGGATGGGGTTGGACTCTCGAAAGGGCTGAATCTGTCGTCTGTTGCCCTCTGCTGTCTCATTGTGCCCACAGCTTATCCTCTAACCCACAGGACAAGACCACTTTCCTTGCTTCCAGGGAGAAGCCCTCAGAGCTTTGCCCTCTCACAGGACTCTCAGATGTGTGGGATGCTGGGTCCTGAAGCCCCTCCCACGCACAGTCTCAGCACTGCCCTCTTGGAGAATGAGGCCCTCCAGCATGAGCTCAGCCTACTCACATTTTCTCCTGCTTCCGGGGTCCACCATCTTCCTCAGTCTCAGGAAGGAAGCAGCCATATCTGGAGGAGGCCAGAAGGGCATCATATCAGGTGTCCTGTGGATACTACCTCTTGTCATATCCAGAGTCACTGACTGCTGACTAGAATGGAgctctggaggggcacctgggtggctcagctggttaagcctccgacctcggctcaggtcatgatctcgtggtccgtgagttcgagccccgcgttgggctctgtgctgaccgctcagagcctggagcctgtttcagattctgtgtctccctctctctctgaccttccccagttcatgctctgtctctctctgtctcaaaaataaaaataaaatgttaaaaaaaatttttttttaaaaagaaaaagaatggagctCTGGAGGGGAGGGTGTTGTCTGCTCTGTGCATTGGATCCCAGTCAGCTCCTACAGAAGTGCCTGCACCTAGTGGGGCTTCCTGTATGTTTGATGAACGATAGGGCCCCAATCAGCTCCATCACACATATTGGTGTGGGTCTGGGCCTCCTGCTCATCCTGGGCATCCTTGATTAGTTTGACCCAGGACTCAGACACACAGATAGATCCTCACATCTCCTTTTCAAATGGGAAAAGAGCCCAACTCAACACCTGGTGACAGTGAGGGATGAGGCAGAAACTTGATCATGGGGAAGAGGACAAAGATCACCCAGCAGACACACAGCCCGTCCAGCAGACCTTTCCACAGGGCCAGGGTCACTTTCCAAGCAGTGCCCCCACTGAGTACCTGTAGTTATTCTGCTCTGATCAGAGGAAcaaactgagactcagggaggTTTGGTGACTTTCCTTAGACTCAAAGCTTTAAGGGGCTGAATCACACTAGGCTGTGAAGGGCAGGGTGCTCACCTCATAAACAATA from Panthera uncia isolate 11264 chromosome A1 unlocalized genomic scaffold, Puncia_PCG_1.0 HiC_scaffold_17, whole genome shotgun sequence carries:
- the LOC125934807 gene encoding ral guanine nucleotide dissociation stimulator-like isoform X2, with product MRYGCFLPETEEDGGPRKQEKMAISSILGTWLDHYPEDFFQPPDFISLQILRAYIGVHMPGSELQRRDHLLYSSRRNHEPNEPESLAMAPAPEQDPDVTQELAPAISVVPTAASQPRLPAATTHPGSQQLEELVTLPAESPPVQVVVPALIHCQELEETPAPLVDPDPEQPPAPDGGVTEGLEQPPAAAEQPASAPEQWRMLAAAPKDALILSLCSL
- the LOC125934807 gene encoding ral guanine nucleotide dissociation stimulator-like isoform X1 is translated as MLLEQRVEHLVPAFLWRDPTCFFTFLGTYRAFATTQQVLELLFMRYGCFLPETEEDGGPRKQEKMAISSILGTWLDHYPEDFFQPPDFISLQILRAYIGVHMPGSELQRRDHLLYSSRRNHEPNEPESLAMAPAPEQDPDVTQELAPAISVVPTAASQPRLPAATTHPGSQQLEELVTLPAESPPVQVVVPALIHCQELEETPAPLVDPDPEQPPAPDGGVTEGLEQPPAAAEQPASAPEQWRMLAAAPKDALILSLCSL